The proteins below are encoded in one region of Methanofollis aquaemaris:
- a CDS encoding SPFH domain-containing protein, protein MVLEEIASNLITIFLILVVIYIMSRGVVIVQPYEQGLQIRLGKYIGRLNPGFRWVVPIITTVEKLDLRTQVMDVPSQEVITKDNSPTNVDAIVYTRVVDPEKAFFEVSNYRMATVALAQTSLRGIIGDMELDEVLYNRDLINTKLRDILDRETDQWGVKVERVEIKEVDPVGVVKQAMTEQTAAERERRAAILRAEGDKRSAILRAEGERQSMILQAEGERQSKVLRAEGERLSKILQAQGEAQGLRILSLGSRPLDKKAITVLSLDALKQMAEGQATKIIFPFEISSLVKQSAKFLGATEEMPEEEGTEAVEGLDETILGEIPSPEEVDILLRQLEEKIEEGESIEELKSGKKGLD, encoded by the coding sequence ATGGTACTTGAAGAGATCGCAAGCAATCTCATCACGATCTTTCTGATCCTGGTCGTGATCTATATCATGTCCAGGGGGGTTGTGATCGTCCAGCCGTATGAGCAGGGGTTGCAGATCAGGCTCGGGAAATATATCGGGAGGTTGAACCCCGGTTTCCGGTGGGTTGTCCCGATCATCACGACGGTGGAGAAACTTGATCTCAGAACCCAGGTGATGGACGTCCCCTCGCAGGAGGTGATCACCAAGGACAACTCGCCGACTAATGTCGATGCGATTGTGTATACCCGGGTGGTCGACCCCGAGAAGGCGTTCTTCGAGGTCTCGAACTATCGGATGGCGACGGTCGCTCTGGCCCAGACGAGTCTGAGAGGGATCATCGGTGATATGGAACTCGATGAGGTTCTCTACAACCGGGACCTGATCAATACCAAACTCCGCGACATTCTGGACCGTGAGACCGACCAGTGGGGCGTGAAGGTCGAGCGGGTGGAGATCAAGGAGGTCGATCCGGTGGGTGTGGTCAAGCAGGCGATGACCGAGCAGACCGCGGCCGAGCGTGAGCGGCGTGCGGCGATCCTTCGTGCCGAGGGTGACAAGCGTTCCGCCATCCTTCGTGCCGAGGGTGAGCGGCAGTCCATGATCCTCCAGGCCGAGGGTGAGCGGCAGAGCAAAGTGCTCCGTGCCGAGGGCGAGCGGCTCTCGAAGATCCTCCAGGCACAGGGCGAGGCCCAGGGGCTGCGGATCCTCTCCCTCGGTTCGAGGCCGCTGGACAAGAAGGCGATCACGGTTCTCTCTCTCGATGCCCTCAAGCAGATGGCCGAGGGTCAGGCGACGAAGATCATCTTCCCGTTCGAGATTTCAAGTCTGGTGAAGCAGAGCGCAAAGTTCCTCGGGGCGACCGAGGAGATGCCCGAGGAAGAGGGGACCGAGGCGGTTGAGGGTCTTGACGAGACGATCCTTGGAGAGATCCCGAGCCCTGAAGAGGTCGACATCCTCCTCCGCCAGCTTGAAGAGAAGATCGAGGAAGGAGAATCGATCGAGGAATTGAAATCAGGAAAGAAAGGATTAGACTGA
- a CDS encoding NfeD family protein → MELLGISIGWILIVLGALFFLIEATNPGFFIAVPGTVMIILGILFVLGVDVFGSSIGVIVGVVTALAAAAVTVWLYSRITPDENPPTTLSRDSVVGLEGLVIKEVEPESIRGKVSIEGVEWSARSTDGIIPKGMKVVVVRSEGVHIVVEEMK, encoded by the coding sequence ATGGAACTGCTGGGCATCTCTATCGGATGGATTCTCATCGTCCTCGGCGCCCTCTTTTTCTTGATCGAAGCAACAAACCCGGGTTTTTTCATCGCAGTTCCGGGTACGGTGATGATCATCCTCGGGATTCTCTTCGTACTCGGGGTCGATGTCTTCGGCTCATCTATCGGGGTCATCGTGGGCGTTGTTACAGCCCTTGCTGCTGCAGCCGTAACGGTCTGGCTCTATTCCAGGATCACCCCGGATGAGAACCCGCCGACGACTCTCAGCCGCGACTCGGTCGTTGGGCTTGAAGGGCTGGTGATAAAAGAGGTCGAACCTGAGAGTATCCGCGGCAAGGTCTCGATCGAGGGGGTTGAGTGGAGTGCCCGCTCAACAGATGGCATCATCCCGAAAGGGATGAAGGTGGTTGTTGTGCGTTCCGAGGGGGTGCACATTGTGGTGGAGGAGATGAAATAA
- a CDS encoding tetratricopeptide repeat protein has product MTRKHEIPRQKHYALGWYHEGVTHLSMHEYEEALSYFDRALKAVPDHPDFLIGKGEVLMAFGEHQDAYECFLAAATAEPENLKGCILLGTALLKLRKYEPADEAFLAAITLNRYDGEAWLGHAIASYHLGEEAGAKEALLTSYHLKPEQPELMYYLARTASSDQEAISYLARGCRLDPKNLNLITAIAERLMNIGRFEEAAIFCRRACELCPEHPEVRAAAGRCKEAQKKSELTSQKSNA; this is encoded by the coding sequence GTGACCAGGAAACACGAGATCCCGAGACAGAAACACTACGCCCTCGGCTGGTACCACGAAGGGGTTACCCACCTCTCCATGCACGAATATGAGGAGGCCCTCTCGTACTTTGACCGAGCCCTCAAAGCTGTTCCCGATCACCCGGACTTTCTCATCGGCAAAGGCGAAGTCTTGATGGCCTTCGGAGAGCACCAGGACGCATACGAGTGTTTCCTTGCAGCCGCAACCGCCGAACCGGAGAACCTCAAGGGATGTATCCTCCTCGGCACCGCCCTCCTCAAACTCCGGAAATACGAACCCGCCGACGAGGCCTTTCTCGCCGCGATCACCCTCAACCGCTACGACGGCGAAGCATGGCTCGGCCACGCAATCGCATCCTATCATCTCGGTGAAGAGGCCGGAGCGAAGGAGGCACTTCTCACCTCATATCACCTCAAGCCAGAACAGCCCGAACTTATGTATTACCTTGCAAGGACCGCCAGTTCAGATCAGGAGGCGATCAGTTATCTCGCCAGAGGCTGCCGTCTCGACCCGAAGAACCTCAACCTCATCACCGCAATAGCCGAGCGACTCATGAACATCGGACGATTTGAAGAGGCCGCGATCTTCTGCAGACGCGCCTGTGAACTCTGCCCCGAACATCCGGAAGTCAGAGCGGCCGCAGGGAGATGCAAAGAGGCGCAGAAAAAAAGTGAGTTAACCTCTCAGAAAAGCAACGCGTGA
- a CDS encoding damage-control phosphatase ARMT1 family protein codes for MKFQPRCTDCLLSRVVYEAGLVLDDRERIEAVRRAAAEVLASGRDAGIAAPVIASAVHRCAYEMIGSDDPYLALKGENNADALAAVEVIGPGLSTFRDYVCAAVLANTFDYGVQSHQVTDDFLAFFDEEFPKGLTIDETDAILSLCDRVVYLTDNCGEVVFDRLLIRYLKEAGAEVTVVVRGAPILNDATIEDARALGLDALADAVLTTTAGERELGVNLDLAPPELLDALGRCTLVIAKGMANYESLTEYDDFPPVAHLMAVKCETIAEMVGVPKGSRVAFLRG; via the coding sequence ATGAAGTTTCAGCCGCGGTGTACTGATTGTCTCCTCTCAAGAGTAGTCTATGAGGCAGGTCTGGTGCTTGATGATCGGGAGCGGATCGAGGCGGTGCGGCGCGCTGCGGCCGAGGTTCTTGCCTCCGGTCGGGATGCCGGAATTGCGGCCCCGGTCATTGCGAGTGCTGTTCACCGGTGCGCGTATGAGATGATCGGTTCCGACGATCCCTATCTCGCGCTTAAAGGGGAGAACAATGCCGATGCCCTCGCCGCCGTCGAGGTGATCGGGCCCGGGCTCTCGACCTTCAGGGACTATGTCTGTGCTGCGGTCCTTGCCAACACCTTCGACTATGGCGTCCAGTCCCACCAGGTGACCGACGACTTTCTTGCGTTCTTTGATGAGGAGTTCCCGAAAGGTCTGACCATCGACGAGACCGATGCGATCCTCTCTCTCTGTGATCGTGTGGTGTATCTGACTGACAACTGCGGTGAGGTGGTCTTTGACCGGCTCCTGATCCGATACCTCAAGGAGGCCGGGGCCGAGGTGACCGTCGTGGTGAGGGGGGCTCCGATCCTGAATGATGCCACGATCGAGGACGCCCGCGCTCTCGGGCTTGACGCTCTTGCCGACGCGGTTCTCACGACGACAGCCGGCGAGCGCGAACTCGGTGTGAACCTGGACCTGGCCCCGCCAGAACTGCTTGATGCCCTGGGCCGGTGCACGCTGGTCATCGCGAAGGGAATGGCAAACTACGAGTCTCTGACCGAATACGATGACTTCCCGCCGGTCGCGCATCTGATGGCCGTCAAGTGCGAGACGATCGCGGAGATGGTCGGCGTGCCGAAGGGCTCACGCGTTGCTTTTCTGAGAGGTTAA
- the minD gene encoding cell division ATPase MinD, whose product MIKAYTIASGKGGTGKTTTTVNLGTALAQLGKETYILDADVGMANIGILLGLENVPVTLHEVLAGKATIEEAVYDGPAGLKVVPCGISLQGFQDANPDRLREVMHELVNKCDYLLIDAPAGISRDGVVPLAIADEVILVVNPELSSIVDALKTKILTELVGGNVRYAIINRAGRDNVDFVERKIEKSLGVQSLGAVPEDTFVRESAAYKTPIVIKHPTSPASRAIKRIAAEIAGCEYHDDGAKEREGFIDRLARTLFRGKN is encoded by the coding sequence ATGATCAAAGCGTATACGATTGCTTCAGGCAAGGGCGGGACGGGCAAGACCACCACGACGGTCAATCTCGGGACGGCCCTCGCACAACTTGGCAAGGAGACCTATATCCTCGACGCCGATGTGGGCATGGCAAACATCGGGATCCTGCTCGGGCTTGAGAATGTCCCTGTCACCCTCCATGAGGTGCTTGCCGGGAAGGCAACCATTGAAGAGGCGGTCTACGACGGCCCTGCCGGTTTGAAGGTGGTGCCCTGCGGGATATCGCTTCAGGGCTTCCAGGACGCCAATCCTGACCGCCTTCGCGAGGTGATGCACGAACTTGTCAACAAGTGCGACTATCTCCTTATCGACGCTCCGGCAGGCATCAGCAGGGACGGGGTGGTCCCGCTTGCGATCGCCGATGAGGTAATCCTTGTCGTCAACCCTGAACTCTCCTCGATTGTGGACGCCCTCAAGACGAAGATCCTGACCGAACTGGTTGGGGGGAATGTCAGGTATGCGATCATCAATCGGGCCGGGAGAGATAACGTCGATTTTGTCGAGCGCAAGATCGAGAAGTCGCTCGGGGTTCAGTCCCTGGGCGCTGTCCCTGAGGACACATTTGTCCGGGAGTCGGCGGCCTACAAGACGCCGATCGTGATCAAACACCCGACCAGCCCAGCATCACGGGCGATCAAGAGGATCGCCGCGGAGATCGCAGGCTGCGAGTATCATGACGACGGCGCTAAGGAGCGTGAAGGGTTCATTGACCGTCTTGCAAGAACACTGTTCAGGGGGAAAAACTAG
- a CDS encoding roadblock/LC7 domain-containing protein codes for MTEQLGLKERINRFIKGIMEVEGVSACVLSSRDGILMGKAFPDNISVPSFAAMSATLLASAEAAASIAHVHPPQKIVATGQGTSMMVISAGERTLVAAILKEDADQEEIYASLTEIAREIAEVL; via the coding sequence ATGACAGAACAACTGGGATTGAAGGAGAGAATCAACCGGTTCATCAAGGGCATCATGGAAGTAGAGGGAGTCTCGGCCTGTGTTCTCTCTTCCAGAGACGGGATCCTGATGGGCAAGGCATTTCCTGATAACATATCCGTACCCTCTTTTGCCGCCATGAGCGCAACGCTCCTGGCCTCCGCCGAAGCAGCAGCCAGCATCGCACACGTCCACCCCCCGCAGAAAATCGTGGCCACCGGCCAGGGCACATCGATGATGGTGATCAGCGCCGGGGAGCGGACACTTGTCGCAGCAATACTCAAAGAAGACGCAGACCAGGAAGAGATCTATGCATCTCTGACGGAGATCGCGCGCGAGATCGCGGAGGTACTGTGA
- a CDS encoding response regulator, which produces MYSIMVIDDSPFIVDVFVTMLERGGYQAIAAYSGEEGLEILKTVTPNLILLDIMMEPMDGWETLENIKINPETRDIPVLMLTAKQLTPDEAEGYGSYIEDYILKPITHRELYEAIERVLQRREMIRDDVERAHQVGLDRHLVDEYARLAKGVDVNTRLLRILETTYNIKDSKASEKISLAIKNMENSIRFQESRLKQIKEDIEALQQKSPQ; this is translated from the coding sequence ATGTATTCCATCATGGTCATCGACGACAGCCCTTTCATCGTAGATGTCTTCGTCACGATGCTGGAGCGCGGAGGGTACCAGGCAATTGCAGCCTACAGCGGAGAAGAAGGGCTTGAAATCCTCAAGACCGTAACCCCCAACCTCATCCTCCTCGACATCATGATGGAACCGATGGACGGTTGGGAAACCCTCGAAAATATCAAGATCAACCCTGAAACCAGAGACATCCCGGTGCTGATGCTAACCGCCAAGCAACTGACCCCCGACGAAGCCGAAGGTTACGGGTCGTACATCGAGGACTATATTCTCAAACCGATCACCCACCGGGAACTCTATGAAGCGATCGAACGGGTGCTCCAGCGCCGCGAGATGATCAGAGACGATGTCGAGCGCGCACATCAGGTCGGACTGGACCGACACCTGGTCGACGAATATGCCAGGCTTGCCAAGGGAGTCGATGTGAACACCCGACTGCTGCGCATCCTTGAGACCACCTACAACATCAAAGACTCCAAAGCGAGCGAGAAGATATCGCTTGCAATCAAGAATATGGAGAACAGCATCAGGTTCCAGGAAAGCAGACTCAAACAGATCAAAGAAGACATCGAGGCCCTCCAGCAAAAAAGTCCCCAATAA
- a CDS encoding phosphate-starvation-inducible PsiE family protein, with protein sequence MGWAIRAIMGVNSVIYIVIAIVLSLLAVVSLYDVALRFFVLLDGGSMTEGVLGVLHALLVTIIIIEILETVTAYFRTCRLQVRPILIAGLTAMVRKILVYGLEPLDIYDVAGTVAIIAVLTLAVALIGKEK encoded by the coding sequence ATGGGATGGGCGATACGCGCGATCATGGGCGTCAACTCGGTCATCTATATTGTGATCGCCATCGTGCTCTCTCTCCTCGCTGTCGTTTCTTTATATGACGTTGCACTCAGGTTTTTTGTTCTTCTGGACGGGGGTTCGATGACCGAAGGGGTGCTCGGGGTTCTGCATGCACTCCTGGTCACAATCATTATTATCGAGATCCTGGAGACTGTGACGGCCTATTTCAGAACCTGCCGGCTCCAGGTCAGGCCGATCCTCATTGCTGGTCTCACGGCGATGGTGCGCAAGATCCTTGTCTATGGGTTGGAACCTCTTGATATCTATGATGTGGCCGGGACGGTGGCCATCATCGCTGTGCTGACCCTGGCTGTCGCGCTGATCGGAAAAGAAAAGTAG
- a CDS encoding DNA-directed RNA polymerase subunit H: MSTRFNVIDHEMVPDHQIMSEGEVAELLSRYQIALEQLPRIYGDDPAVKSIGATTGDVIKIVRKSQTAGLAESYRYVVKRPKK, from the coding sequence TTGAGCACCAGATTTAATGTTATAGATCATGAGATGGTGCCAGATCACCAGATAATGAGCGAGGGAGAGGTCGCGGAACTGCTGTCCCGCTACCAGATCGCGCTCGAACAGCTTCCACGGATTTACGGCGACGATCCTGCAGTGAAGTCAATCGGGGCAACAACCGGAGATGTCATCAAGATTGTTCGGAAAAGTCAGACAGCAGGACTTGCCGAGTCGTATCGGTACGTGGTCAAGAGACCGAAAAAATAA